Proteins encoded within one genomic window of Dehalococcoidia bacterium:
- the mnmG gene encoding tRNA uridine-5-carboxymethylaminomethyl(34) synthesis enzyme MnmG: protein MYEVIVVGAGHAGCEAALAAARMGCRTLLLTINLDNVALMPCNPSIGGPAKGHLVREIDALGGEMARNIDRTFIQIRVLNTGKGPAVQALRAQADKKSYSLAMKYTLERQRNLDIKQALVDDIGVKNSILWVKTNIGMVYEGMSVVLTTGTSLAGQVIIGDRSYSAGRAGEFPAEKLSTSLRSLGFNLGRLKTGTPPRIDARTIDFERTIIQPGSEVPLYFSMWAERVTHSKFPQPNPVYPLAPSPWRPQLPCYLVYTNGKTHEIIRKNLDRAPLFTGLIHGIGPRYCPSIEDKIVKFDHKDSHPLFLEPEGWETNEVYVQGANTSLPEDVQLEMLRTIPALRRVEIVRVGYAIEYDYLPPNQLSANLETRLVPGLFFAGQINGTTGYEEAAGQGLIAGINASLRVKGRPPILVRRDQGYIGVMIDDLVTKELTEPYRLFTSRAEYRLLLRQDNADLRLTPLGYEVGLVNIERYKVVEEKRQAIAGELERLERSYINREGHSVSALELLRRPDASYQTLVSLGFGSRGLKVDEMEEVEIEAKYAGYIKKQEVAVTRMARLETRHIPQRFDYDGIAGLRYEARQKLSRLQPATLGQASRVDGVTPADVAVLMVYLERGRQ from the coding sequence ATGTATGAGGTTATTGTTGTTGGAGCGGGGCACGCTGGCTGCGAGGCGGCCCTGGCAGCAGCGCGGATGGGCTGCAGAACGCTCCTTCTTACCATAAATCTGGACAACGTCGCCCTCATGCCCTGTAATCCCTCAATAGGCGGACCGGCCAAGGGCCATCTGGTACGGGAGATCGATGCCCTGGGGGGTGAGATGGCCCGTAATATCGACCGCACCTTCATCCAGATCAGGGTGTTGAATACAGGTAAGGGACCTGCGGTTCAAGCGCTCCGGGCTCAGGCGGACAAAAAAAGCTATAGCTTGGCGATGAAATATACCCTGGAGCGTCAGCGGAACCTGGATATAAAACAGGCGCTTGTGGATGATATTGGCGTGAAGAATTCCATCCTCTGGGTAAAAACGAACATCGGCATGGTATACGAGGGGATGAGTGTGGTGCTCACCACGGGGACCTCACTAGCCGGTCAAGTCATTATAGGTGACAGGAGCTATTCGGCAGGGAGGGCAGGGGAGTTCCCTGCAGAAAAACTGTCTACCAGCCTGCGCTCCCTCGGTTTTAACTTGGGAAGGCTTAAGACGGGTACGCCGCCCCGAATCGATGCCCGAACCATAGATTTTGAGCGCACCATCATTCAGCCCGGTAGCGAGGTACCGCTCTATTTCAGCATGTGGGCAGAGAGGGTGACACACTCCAAGTTCCCCCAGCCAAACCCGGTTTATCCTCTGGCCCCTTCACCATGGAGACCTCAGTTGCCATGCTACTTGGTCTACACCAACGGGAAAACCCATGAGATAATACGGAAAAATCTGGATCGCGCTCCCCTGTTCACTGGCCTTATCCACGGCATCGGTCCCAGGTACTGCCCATCCATTGAAGATAAAATCGTTAAATTTGATCACAAGGATTCACATCCCCTCTTCCTTGAGCCTGAGGGATGGGAGACCAACGAGGTCTATGTTCAGGGGGCTAATACAAGCCTACCCGAGGATGTGCAGCTTGAGATGCTGCGCACCATACCAGCACTTAGGCGGGTGGAGATAGTGAGAGTGGGCTACGCCATCGAATACGATTATTTGCCTCCCAATCAGCTCTCGGCTAATCTGGAAACCAGGCTTGTTCCGGGCCTGTTCTTCGCCGGACAGATCAATGGCACCACCGGATATGAGGAGGCGGCAGGACAGGGGCTCATCGCCGGGATAAATGCTTCCCTCAGAGTGAAGGGAAGGCCTCCCATTTTAGTGCGGCGGGACCAGGGTTATATTGGGGTGATGATAGATGACCTGGTGACCAAGGAGCTTACCGAGCCCTATCGCCTGTTTACCTCGAGAGCGGAGTATCGGCTGCTACTTCGACAGGATAACGCTGACCTCAGGCTCACCCCCCTTGGCTACGAGGTGGGTCTTGTCAATATAGAGCGCTATAAGGTGGTGGAAGAGAAGCGCCAGGCTATCGCAGGGGAGCTTGAGCGGTTGGAAAGGAGCTATATCAATCGAGAGGGGCACAGCGTGAGCGCTCTGGAATTACTGCGTCGCCCTGATGCTAGCTATCAAACCCTGGTTTCTTTGGGCTTTGGCTCACGTGGCTTGAAGGTCGATGAGATGGAGGAAGTAGAGATCGAGGCTAAGTATGCCGGCTATATTAAAAAGCAGGAGGTCGCTGTGACGCGCATGGCGAGGCTAGAGACGAGGCATATCCCACAGCGGTTTGACTATGATGGTATCGCTGGACTGCGCTATGAGGCGCGGCAGAAGCTTAGCCGGCTTCAGCCAGCGACGCTGGGACAAGCCTCCCGTGTCGATGGCGTTACCCCCGCCGATGTGGCGGTACTAATGGTATACTTAGAGAGGGGACGCCAGTGA
- a CDS encoding TIGR01906 family membrane protein, giving the protein MVKNRPLRFLGTLGIGLFILCIPFFLITTNLRWAVNEIRLYEYGFNKYMVSEKTGFSDEELLDVAQGLIHYFNTGNGGEEFEIFNEREVVHLEDVRSLIVLCYCVQQATLVYLIIFALAGFIWQRKRFTPPIIRMIVGGSILTIALLAFVGIAALADFDWLFTTFHHLFFSGDSWILSGYLPQIFTGGFFYDAALFIIGAIVVEALVIGGLGGFFIRRWRKTRV; this is encoded by the coding sequence ATGGTTAAAAATAGGCCCCTAAGATTTCTCGGTACCCTTGGGATAGGTCTCTTTATACTCTGCATCCCGTTTTTTCTGATTACAACCAATCTGCGCTGGGCGGTCAATGAGATACGACTCTATGAATACGGCTTCAATAAATACATGGTGAGCGAGAAAACGGGATTCAGCGATGAGGAACTGCTCGACGTGGCACAGGGATTAATTCACTACTTCAACACAGGGAATGGTGGAGAGGAGTTCGAAATATTCAATGAGCGCGAGGTCGTCCACCTCGAAGATGTCAGGAGCCTTATCGTGCTTTGCTATTGTGTTCAGCAAGCCACCCTTGTCTACCTAATCATATTCGCTCTTGCTGGCTTCATATGGCAGCGGAAGCGTTTTACGCCACCAATTATAAGGATGATTGTCGGCGGCAGTATCCTTACGATAGCCCTGCTCGCTTTTGTGGGGATCGCGGCGCTGGCTGACTTCGATTGGCTTTTCACCACATTTCACCACCTCTTCTTCAGCGGTGATTCGTGGATACTCTCCGGTTACCTCCCACAGATTTTCACCGGGGGCTTCTTTTACGATGCCGCGCTTTTCATCATCGGTGCTATAGTGGTGGAAGCGTTGGTGATCGGTGGCCTCGGAGGCTTTTTTATACGCAGATGGAGAAAGACAAGGGTTTAA
- a CDS encoding ArsA family ATPase → MKKDVVMFCGKGGVGKTTCAAATAMHYATEGKETLIISTDFTPSLRDIFKIEAGQKPVKIVDRLYLDEIGSKEVEQLWDKKFGPEVYEVFSTVVDIGYEEFVAFVTTILPGIRDEFMVDYIRELSESGEYERLVWDTAPAGQTLGLLRMPSLVNQHLKPAPRIYSRLRASKKTKRSVLDVIKRWEELSNRDMEFLKTGVEFNLVTIPEALAVRQLDGIFSEFRSYSLNIDHIIINQVVKQPDSDFLRTKATMQRGYISEISARFSCNKRVLPMFPYEITGMDRLLEVERVLFGNSYF, encoded by the coding sequence ATGAAAAAAGATGTTGTAATGTTTTGCGGTAAGGGAGGGGTGGGCAAGACAACCTGTGCCGCAGCCACCGCTATGCATTATGCCACCGAGGGAAAGGAGACCCTGATTATATCAACCGACTTCACCCCATCGCTGAGGGATATTTTTAAGATTGAAGCGGGGCAGAAACCGGTAAAAATTGTTGACCGGCTCTATCTGGATGAAATTGGCTCTAAGGAAGTGGAACAGTTGTGGGACAAGAAGTTTGGCCCCGAGGTTTACGAGGTGTTTTCCACTGTGGTGGACATCGGCTATGAAGAGTTTGTCGCCTTCGTCACTACCATACTGCCCGGGATTAGGGACGAGTTCATGGTCGATTATATAAGGGAACTCAGCGAATCCGGGGAATATGAGAGGCTGGTGTGGGATACTGCCCCTGCTGGTCAAACGCTTGGGCTGCTCAGGATGCCGTCGCTGGTAAATCAACATTTGAAGCCGGCCCCTCGTATCTACTCTAGACTCAGGGCTTCGAAAAAAACGAAGCGCTCAGTCCTTGATGTTATAAAAAGGTGGGAGGAATTGTCCAATAGGGATATGGAGTTTTTGAAGACCGGGGTTGAGTTCAATCTGGTTACAATACCGGAGGCGCTGGCAGTGCGCCAACTCGATGGTATTTTTAGTGAGTTCCGAAGCTATAGCCTTAATATCGACCACATAATTATCAATCAGGTAGTGAAGCAGCCCGATTCGGATTTTCTCCGTACCAAGGCGACTATGCAGCGGGGCTATATTTCAGAAATATCAGCTAGATTTAGTTGTAATAAACGGGTTCTTCCCATGTTTCCCTATGAGATAACAGGGATGGATAGGTTATTAGAGGTGGAGAGGGTTCTATTCGGTAATAGCTATTTCTAA